The Raphanus sativus cultivar WK10039 chromosome 2, ASM80110v3, whole genome shotgun sequence DNA segment GGACTCAACAAAGTCAAGCTCCAAACATAAAATGACCAATCTTTTCAAACCGTTTCTTAAGTTATGTATGAACCACTCCTTCCTTTGCTTTGCTTTGCATTCTTGTGTTTGTCCATTTAtgaaatatatctttttttatttgtttgtgacATTCAGTGACTCTGGAgctacaaaacaaaatatgttaGCCGCCTTATAGAAGTCAAAACATTCGGGTGTTTTAACTAAACACGCTTCACACTAAGTCACATGTAATAACCCTTCATAATTGCTTTGGTCTTTCCCTCTCTCACTTAGTCAAAATATCATTCCCGGAAACTTCATCCCCTGCAgtaaaggaagaagaagagaatcagaTACAGTAACAATTGATGGGATCTTTCAACCAGCAAAGATCTGTTCCTAAGTTCAAATCAGCAACTCCGTCGCCACTTCCTCTCTCTTCCTACTTCTCTTTGCCTCCTGGTCTTACTCAAGCCGACCTTCTTGACTCTCCTCTTCTCTTCACTTCCTCCAACGTATGTTATCAGTTGACTATTCATTTTTTCTCATTTGACTTTTTAAGAACGGATTTGCCTTTTTCTTGGAATTGTTGAACAAGTTAATGTAAGTGAACTTTCCTGTTCTTTTTAGTCTTGTCTGGTTCATTACTCTTGTCTTCTGTCTCTTTTCTTGAAGTTTTACCATGTTTCTTCCTGAAACCACAGGTTTTGCCATCTCCAACGACAGGCACTTTTCCTTTGAAGTCTCTAAACTGGAAGAGCAACGGTTTGCTCATCGACCAGAATGAAATCAAAGCTGAAGATGGGAAGGAGAAGCAGTTTGATTTTGCATTCAATACCAACCAGACATCTCCTCTTTTGTTCATATCTCATTTTCAGACAGGAGATGAGACCTCAACTCAAGTGAATGTACCCAAAGTTCATGAGTCTGGTAACAAAACCTCTGAAGATGGATACAACTGGCGTAAATACGGACAGAAGCAAGTCAAAGGAAGCGAAAACCCTAGGAGTTACTTCAGATGCACTTATCCAAACTGCGTCACAAAGAAGAAAGTGGAGACGTCTCTTCTGAAGGGTCATGTCACTGAGATTGTCTATAAAGGAAGCCACAACCATCCCAAACCCGAATCAACAAGAAGGTCAGCTTCCACTGCGGCAACAAGTGACGTCAGTTCTCATCAGAGTGGTGCTGGTGAAGATAACGTAGTAGATGCCAAAAGAGGGTATGCAGAGTCATATGTCAAAAGTGAGGAAACAGTGAGATGTGACGTTGATTGTTTGTGTTAATGCAGGAAAAGAGAAGAGGCTGTGAAGGAGCCAAGAGTGGTGGTTCAGACAACAAGTGATATAGACATCCTTGACGATGGTTACAGATGGAGAAAGTATGGTCAGAAAGTCGTTAAAGGCAATCCAAATCCAAggtctgttttcttttctttgttctcTTGAGAGTTACAAGGAGGCTTTTTTTGACCTAATAAACGTGTGATGCACGCAGGAGCTATTACAAGTGCACATTCACAGGATGTTGCGTAAGGAAGCAAGTGGAGAGAGCATTCCATGACGCAAAGTCAGTGATCACCACTTACGAAGGAAAGCATAACCACCACATCCCCCCAACCCAAAGAAAGATATCACACCTCAGCATGGCAGATTGTGTTAGCTTTTAGTTTTTCAGAACGTTATGTTTGGCAAATGATGtaataaacacacacaaaaaggcACATGCTATTAAGCTGACATTTTGAAGTAAAGGGCCATTCACTTTCGTCGCTTCTTTGACTTTGTCTAAAACCTAGATCTGTTTCAATGgcttctcctcttcttcccaCTTCAACTTCTGACCTCTGTCTTTGTACTGTGGTGGTGATGTTCATGACAAGCGTTGGATCGCCTTTGATGTCTACTCTGGCCCTTGGGATGATGGCTGTGTGTTGTGGCCATCCACGGTGCGTTTGGTGCACCGGAAGATTTGTTTCTTGAGGAACAAGAAACCATTAGATCTGGTCTTTTCAACTTCTTTAACCAAACTGACTCAATGTCACGCGTTAGAGCCTAAGATGGTTTTTTCTTgcatttacatataattttcgTTTCATTGTTCTTTATCTTTATCGAAGTCGCTTGTGACCCAGAATAGACTGGtatattcaaaaagtttttttcattcttttatcACAAATGTAAAAATGGTTTAAAccccaaaaccaaaaccatgAGTGAAGAATAAATAAGATTACATTACATGCTGCTCTCTGTGGTATTGACGCATCTTCTCTGCAACCTTTGCCCACGCATTAGCCATCATCTCTGCATATTCAACCTACACATCAAAATCCAACGACTCTGTTCTCATGCGGTTATTACACAAATCCATGTTTCTCTGCATAATGCATTCACCACCATGCAAGAGAGCAGATACATACAGCCAACTTTTCAAGCATTCACTCAATAACTCTAATCAATCAACAAAACCTTTCATCATATTCAAGAAGTCTGCACGCCTTTCAACCTCAGACTGGTTATTTTCCTGTCATGATAATAAGTTATTTAGATAAGACTGTAAATCAGCATAAGAAATATGATATGATCAAGCTACAAACTATCTCGGAAGCCGTTGATTGAGGTCCAATCACAGAATCAATCTAATGATCAAGCTACAAACTATCTCGGAAACCGTTGATTGAGGTCCAATCACAGACTCAATCTTGTGAAGCCCCCTCTTAAGCCTAATCACCAGTGGAACAATATATGCCCataaaaaaagtattaaaaGACCCATTGGAGATTAAAATTTCCAACTTTTTCTACAGCTACCCCAATTTTCGAAGGCTCATGGGCCTGATTCCAATCCACTTATACAAAATACCCATGTTTCTTAAGGCCCGTGAAGAAACAAAGTAAAATCACTCTAAATCAAGCTCAAATGCATTGTGTAAATGCTTCATAGGAAATACCAAAACttacatataaaaatagatGAGTAGATTTTTTTGCTACAACGATCCAAATTAAATagcaaataaatttaaatatttagaaactGATATCATAGTATCTGTAAAATCCAATGGATCGAGactcaagaaatcatttaaaataattatgtaataacCCTTTCCTCGACGCAATCTCTGGCCATTTACAATTTAGTTTTACGTTGAAGACAAAGACGATGGAAAAGACAAAACGACCGGAGGTATAAACAATACAAGTCATCTCTTACGTAAGCATAAAGTTAAATTAAGGAAAAATACAATCTCCACGTTGTCGTTTCAGAAAAATACAAGTTTTGAAAGATTGGGTCTAGTGAGAAACATATatgatagttatatatatatatatatatttatatatgtgtgtgtgtctaTTTTATGACCTAACTCCAAACTCACTAGGTTAAACAATTGATTGCGACCATACTGTGTGACCACATTTTGTTGTATTTGGAACGATCTTGTTTTTGATCCTATAAGACATGCTTATGTCATTTCAATACTCATCATCTAATTAAGTCATTTGTTTGACCACAAGATACGTTTATCTACTCCAATATTGTTGATAAGGCGTAACAAAGTGTCATCTTGTTATCTTGTTAAACATGTACAGTGCTTCAATATGAATTTTGTTAGTGAGAGAGATTGAGTGTTTATTAACTTCAATCAATTGTAGAGTAGAGAGTCTTACATGATTTGAACAAATTTTACTTGTAATTATATGTGTATCAGTGTTCGACCATGTATGCTTGGGATAGAGAAATATATTTACGGGAAAATGGATTTTGGAATTTACCTTTCTAAGTTTCCGGTTTTTGTATCATCTTCTTCGGAAACGTACAAAATACATTTTCACGAAATATCTCAAATGATATACATTCTGACATGTATCATtacattaaatgtaatataatagaaatttgtttttttttcagaaaaaagtCGGAAGGCAATAATTTTATACTtgtattctttattttttgaaaaagatatcGCAACCAGAGGTGTTCGAGTCGAACCGAACCAATCAAACCAAAACCGGtccaaaccgaaccaaagttTATTATCAAatagtttggtttaaaattttttaaccCAAACTAACCAAAtcgaaaccgatccaaaccgaactgaatTAAACCGAACCTTATACAATATGCTTTtgttataattgtttttttaattttctgttcttataaattttttgtggtttgttaaacttttcttttagttttatattagatttaatttacaTAGTTTATTTGTAAGATGCATTATTAAcgatgttttaaaaaaaatattaattgtagttaactttaatttaattatgttCTTATAAATGTTTTGCATTTTATATTggatttaattaatataatttagttttttaccGTCACCAATATTATGATTTCATGATCgcatttatgttttaaaatatgagGTCTCTTAAAAGAACTAAATTAGAGAAATCCAATTGAACCGATCCCGAAAcataaaccaaaccgaatacaaacaaaaccaaaaccgaTCTAAACCAAAGTATAGTAATTATGGTTTGCTTTGGTTGAAAGAATTATAGCACCGAATTAACCAAAATGAACCAAACTTAAACCAAACCGataaaataaccaaagtatccacTCCTAAGATCGCTACACGATGATTATGTATTTACGTCTATTTGTTTTTTCccaataatatttgtttctaaGAAGTAGCTACAAAAGTATATACAATTAAGCATGAAATAACCAAAAATCAAACGTTGTTATATTGAGAGAGCATCAAGTTATTTGTTGATGCATGTTACTTCACTTGCTGGGTCATTTCTTTGATTTGcaaccttattttttttttttgaaattttttttatctggtTGAATCGAGGAGTCACAAGCACGTGGATAGGATTTGCAACCTTATTCAAATTATtgtatcataaattatataatccaaccccaaaagaagaaaaggaagagaaatGTGAAAATACTAAATAAGTAAGACAGTCGTGTAGCTGGGACTGGATAGAGATCACTGTCCTGAAGTGTGTAATTGAGACGGCAGAAAGGAGACAGCAGAGAGATGCACGTGAAGCACGTGAACAGAGCCTGGTTTACCTTATGTGAAGTAGGGAGTGGTCCATTGGGCCTGTTCAGATGGTTACGTTTCTTCATTTATctatctaattatttatataggtgcaataaatacataaaacaaaGTTCACTCTCAATGTGATTTGTCTCTTTCTTAATCAATAGATTTTCCTTTTATGAAACAACTTGCTCTTAGTATTGTTGGTGATAAATATCATAACAAATTTCTTgcaaaaaggaaatataaacaaaattattgagTTCGAGCTACATTTACATAGTTGTATTAAACGAGAACAAAACACACATTAAAATATCAAACTTTTACAAGAGATGCTATCAAGCCTAAGATAATGTAGGATATTTATAAGCTAATATGTTGGCaacttaaattaatattttggatatccaTATGAATTTTCGTATgcagaaaattaaaatacaaatattacatcATTGGAGTCCACATAAagtataaaagaaaacatacttATGAATAAAGTCCAATCGATTTTCGTTTGGAATGACTCCTGGATTCCTGCTCCTCGTCCGAGATCAGCACAACAAAAAAATCTTGTTCAATTTTTAAATCCATCTTTAACGGTGGCGGATCTCATCAATCCAATTGACAGGTCTTGGAATGAAAACCTGCTCAACGCATACATACACCCGGACGATGTTAAAATCATCAGAGGTATGGCACTTAGCCGAAATCAACGGCCTGACACAAATGGATGGGCGTTTACAGAATCTGGAAAATATTCGGTGAAATCAGGATTTCGAACGGAAACTATATACCCAAATAGAGAACCAAAGATAACACCTTTCGGACCAAATATAAAACCTTTATTGGTTTTCTCCTGGAAACTAAATTGCTCGCCAAAATTGCGGCATTTCATTTGGCAAGTACTATCTGGAACATTACCagtgttaaaaaatttaaagacacGTGGTAATTAATGTGATCTTAGATGCAACATTTGTGGAGCTGAGGAAGAAACAGTGCATCATGTACTTTTTGAGTGCCCACCAGCCTTACAAACATGGGCTTTATCAAGGATCCCGTCTCCCCCGGGAGTTTTTCCCTCAACATTAGTTTTTACAAGTCTGGATTACTTATTTTGGAGGCTACCGAAAGAAGTAGATTCAAACTATTTTCCttggattatgtggtatatttggaagaacAGAAATAACAAGATCTATACAAATAGGAATGGGAATTCCCAGGAGATATTGCGGATAGCGGATCTTGAGGAAATCCTATGGACAGAGGCACAATTATTGGTACCGCCTCCTACTGGAAATGTTCAGCCTCCCACCGATTGGCAAACTTTAGGATCAACCAGGGTATGTTTTGTCGATGGATCTTAGAAGGAACAAGATGTGTTTACTGGACAGGGATGGTACTGCCGACAGATAAACTCAGAAGACAAGATGATGGGGGCAATGAATCTCCGACGTAGTCTATCTCCTTTACATGCAGAATGTGAAGCGCTGATTTGagcaatggagtgcatgaagaccctgcagttctcagatgtggtttttgctacggattgttctcaattggtgacgATGGTGTCTACACCCGAAGAATGACCAGCATTTACTACGCACATGGAGGAATTTCGCCgaagtaagactttcttccctaATTTCAAGATCAGACATATTCCAAGGGCGCAAAATacaatggcggacaagcttgctcaTGGGGCAAGGAGTTCACCTTCAGCAATGTTATATGTCGATTCGATACCTCCGGTTTGGCTTTCCGAATCGGTGGAATCACGTTAGAGTAATTTATtcctgtcaaaaaaaaaaaagaataaagccTGGTGGTTTGTTTTGTTCCAAGAGCATTTCTAACTctacttcatattttaatgcaaAATAAAGTTTGAAATAAGAGATACTCTAATCCCATTTTATTTTCTACTTGACAAGAGTAAGAATGAATTTACTTAATAAAtggaattatatttttactcaTGAAGTAGAGTTAGAGTTAGTAAAACCCAATTCTATTAtgaaattattctattttaaagtaCAAAAAGAGTTTTACAATGAAAATGGTCTTAGCCGACTTGTGTCTCTTGTTTAAGCTTAATCTACTTGATGTTGTTTTCTGTTTGGGTAATAAACTTGattggttttaagtttttaCCGGATTCtctttgtatttttatgtttctctAAATGAAGGCATTGTCTCTGGGGATGCCCGTTTAAGTTTCTGGAAATTGTTCTTTGTTCTTCAACTTTGTATCAGTTTGGCtcaaaagtttaataaaacttCAAGAGATAAAAAGAGTAAATCCAACAATTGTAGCCGTAATATGATAACAAATATGggaaatatatttaatcttattatataaagcttagtttttcaaaattactaattaacacAATTGTTACatgtgttaatttttttttaagattatgacatgtatcaaaaatatgatacaattttttttttggatttaaaagagattaagagaaaaaaaatctcattacaaaaatagtcttttaaagtTCAATTTATGAATTGgtatttttagaaaatgaaaatttacaaaattatcatttttatattatatattgttaaaaatatttgatagtaattttaatttattgattGTGATatgtgtcaataaatttttaagattgtaACATGtatcaaaatatgatacaattcttttttaaggatttaaaa contains these protein-coding regions:
- the LOC108843094 gene encoding probable WRKY transcription factor 26 — encoded protein: MGSFNQQRSVPKFKSATPSPLPLSSYFSLPPGLTQADLLDSPLLFTSSNVLPSPTTGTFPLKSLNWKSNGLLIDQNEIKAEDGKEKQFDFAFNTNQTSPLLFISHFQTGDETSTQVNVPKVHESGNKTSEDGYNWRKYGQKQVKGSENPRSYFRCTYPNCVTKKKVETSLLKGHVTEIVYKGSHNHPKPESTRRSASTAATSDVSSHQSGAGEDNVVDAKRGKREEAVKEPRVVVQTTSDIDILDDGYRWRKYGQKVVKGNPNPRSYYKCTFTGCCVRKQVERAFHDAKSVITTYEGKHNHHIPPTQRKISHLSMADCVSF